In Halomicrobium zhouii, the sequence CCTCCGTGACCTTGGTGATGGCGACGTCGCCGGCCTGTCGATCGACGCCGAGGCCGTCGTACTGGCCGCCCGGCGTCATCTCCCGCCGGAGCGTCACCGTCCCGTCCGCCTCGACCGAGTCGACGGCCGCCTCGCCGAGCGTGAACAGGCGGCCGTCGGGCTTCCCGTGGGCGATGTCCACGGTGTCGCCGGCCTGCGGCCCGAACTGTCGCGCCACCGCCGCGAAGGGGAAGTCGCTCTCGCCGGTGTCGACGTCCTCGTCGTCGACGAGCGCCTCGACCAGGTCGACCGCCCCCGAGGCGCTGTTCGTCCCCGCCTTCGTCCGGTGGTGGCCCGGCATCGTCGTCGTCACCTCGCGGCGGACCTCGTCGAGCGCGAACCGGCTCTCGCGGCCGAACCACACCCAGGTCGTCGCCTCGTCGGTGAGGTAGCGATGGGGCGCGACGGCGGCCGGGTCGGGTGCGTCCCCGTCGGCGGGTTCGGCCCCGCTGGCGAGCGCATCGTCGACGGTAGCGGCCCGTTCGTTCAGCGTCTCGAGCGCGTCCGAGAGCGCGTCGAGGTCCGCGTCGTCGCTCGCCGCGTCCCACCGAGCGCCCCAGCCCTGGCGGGGGTCCGTCGGGAGGATGTCCGCGAGCGCGGGGCCGTTGGTCGCCGCCGTCCCACCGCGGACCAGCGTCGCCAGCGACCCCTGGACGCGCATCGTCGCGTCGAGCACCGTGCGGTCGTCGCCCCACGGCGGCGTCGGTTCGGTCACCTGGACGCGCAGGCGGTCGCCGTCGTCGACCCGTTCCGGGCTGTTCGAGTAGGGGAGGAACCCCTGTGCCCCGTCGCCCAGGTCGACGACGGCGCCGCTTCTGCGGGTATCGACGACTTCGCCGGCGAAGACGGCGCCCCGGGGCGTCGGGTCAGCCCAGGCCAGCGCGTCGCGGCCGAGCGACTGGAGGTCGTCGGCCACCTGCGCGACCGTCTCCTCGTCGCCGACGACGCCGACGCCCTGCCGATCGTCCGTCGTCGAGACCACGGCGTCGGCCTGTTCGGGCGGGAACTCGGCGTCGAAGCGCTCGCGGATGGGGTCCGAGGCCTGGACGACGCCCGGGTCGTCCCGAAATAGTTCCGTCAGCGCCGTCGCGTAGATGCCACGCACCTGGACCGTCATAGCGCCTCGCGCTCCGCGGCGAAGCGCACCCGCCCGTCGACCGTCGGCCCGAGGGTGAGTTCGACCACGCCCTCGGAGAGGACGCGCCCGGCCTCGACCGGGACCCCCCAGCTGTCGAAGCGGAGATATCCCCGGATGTCGTCGGCGTGGGTGAACAGGTCGAGGTAATCGACGGTGTGCTCCTGGACGTCGCTCGAACTGTGGGCGACGTCCATGTCGGAGTAGACGGTCTCCCGATCCGCGAAGAACGCTTCCAGTTCGGCGGCGGCCTCGTCGGTCAGTTCGACGACGGTCTCCGAGGCGGCGTCGATCTCGTCGGTCGAGAGGCCCGCCTCGCGCAACGCCTGCTGTTCGCGCTGGGTGAAGTGCATACCGACCGTTCGGATTCGAACCGTGAAAACGGTTGTACTGTCGGCCGAACTCGCGCGACGATCCGTCGTCGCGACGGCGCCCGCCGTTCAGAAGGTGTTCAGGATGAGGACGAGGAACCCGAACATCGCGCCGAAGGCGACGATGGTCCGGGGGTCGATTCGGATTGTGTTGCGGTCTTCCGCGTCGAAGTACCGGACCAGGCCGGCACTGGACATCAGCCCGCCGCCGTCGTTGCTGCTCATGCTATTTGCTGGACCCCGCGTCGGAGTAAGCCTTTCCCTTTCGCGACCGGTCGACGCCGGCGTGGCGACGGCCCCGCTTCCGCCGGCACCGACGCGCCGAAGCCGCCAGCGCAGCACTCCTGTCGGCGAACCACCAGAAGGCGGACGCGCCGGTCACCCGCGTGTCGACTGCTCGGTGAAAATCCTTATCTGGCCCGCACGGTTAGCTTTGGGCGAACCAGCAATGACAGTCACGCTCAAGGACTTTTACGCCGACTGGTGTGGCCCCTGCAAGACCCAGGACCCGATCCTGGAGGACCTCGAAGAGGACTGGGGCGACGTCGAATTCGAGAAGATCAACGTCGACGAGGAGCAGGACGTCGCCAACGAGTACCAGGTGCGCTCGCTGCCCACGCTCATCGTCGAGAACGACGACGGCATCGTCGAACGGTTCGTCGGCGTCACACAGCACGACGACCTCGAGACGGCGCTCGACCAGGCGAACGCATAACTCGGTTGCTTCGTTTTCGTTTCGGCTCCACCGGCGAGTGACGACTATCGAAATCGGGGCCGGACCGCTTCCTACCGGAACTCGACGCCCAGGTCGTGCATCCCGTCGTTGTGGCGGGCAACGTTGATGAGCAGCGGCGTCACGCACTCGACTTCCGCGGCGTTGGCGAGCGGGCCGCCGTCGAGTGGGCGGAGGCCTTCGATGTCGTCGGCCAGGGCCATCACCGTCTCCTTGGCGTCGTGGTCGTCGCCGACGACGATGGTGTCCCACTCGACGTCGGCGTCCAGATCCGCCAGGCGGCCCGCCGCGAGGTTGTGGAAGGCGCCGACGACGGGGACGTCGTCTGGGGCGGCGCGGGCGGCCAGCGCGGTGACGCTGCCGGCGCCGGGCCGGTTGTAGTGGAAGCCCGCCTCGTCGCGTTTCATCCCGACGGCCGGGGAGACGAGAACGTTCCCTTCCTCCAGCGCGTCGGCGACGGCCTCGACGGTGTCGGTGAGGTGGTAGGCGGGGACCGCCGCCACGACGACGTCGGCCCGTTCGGCCGCCGAGCGGTTGTCGGTGCCGTCGACGGTCGCGTCGGCGCCGCGACTGTCGAGTTCGGTCTCGTACTCGTCGGCCTTCGCCGCCGCGCGGTCGGCCTCGCGCGATCCGATAACGACCTCGTGGGTCGAGTCCATCGCCCAGCGCAACGCCAGTCCCTCGCCGATGTCGCCGGTGCCCCCGAGCAAGGCAATTTGCATAGCTATTGGGTGGGCCGAGCGCCGAATAAACGTTGTTACTGGTCGCGTCGCGCCCACCAAGGCTTTTGACGGCCGGGGGATAACTGTCGAGGCATGAGCAGGGCCGACACCATCCTGGAGTGCGAGGACTGCGTGGCCCCCGCCGACGCCTTCGCGCTCGTCAGCGACGAGACGCGACTGTCCATCCTGGAGGCGCTCTGGCGCCTCGACGACCCGGTCCGGTTCTCCGAACTCCGGAGCGAGGTGGGCGTCCGCGACAGCGCGCAGTTCAACTACCACCTGAACAAACTGACCGACCAGTTCGTCCGCAAGGTCGAGGCGTCCGCGGACGGCGACGGAGCCGCCAGTGGCACCGAACCCGCCGGCTACGAACTCCGAACCGCCGGCGAGCGCATCGTCCAGGCCATCCTCGCCGGGTCGTTCACCGAACACCCGCGCCGGGAGATCGCCATCGACGACCCGTGCACCCAGTGCGGGTCGGAACTCGCGGCCCGCTACGACGACGAGGTGCTCGCCATCGACTGCCCCGACTGCGGGCACGGCCACGGCGAGTACCCGTTCCCGCCCGGCGGGCTCCACGACCGCTCCGACGCGGAGATTCTGGAAGCGTTCGACCAGCGCGTGCGCCACCTCCACTGCCTCGCCAAGGACGGCGTCTGCCCGGAGTGTTCCGGCCGCATGAACACGACCATCGAGCGCGCGGGTGAGTGCTGTCTGGGCACCTCGCTGCGGGCCGACCACGTCTGCGAGCAGTGCAACCACCAGCTCTGCTCGGCGGTGGGCCTGGGGCTGCTGGACCACTCCGCCGTCGTCTCGTTCTACGGCGACCACGACGTCGCACTCTCGGAGACGCCCTACTGGCGACTGGAGTGGTGCGTCGACGACGAATCGGTCACCGTCCTCGAGGAGAACCCCTGGACCATCCGCATCGACATCAGCGAGAACGAGGAGACGCTCCGGGTCACCGTCGACGGCGACCTCTCCGTCGTCGACACCGAACGGGTCTGAGCCGCGGCCCGCCGCGACGTTTTTCGCCGGTTCGCCACCCGCTTCTATCAGACCTGTTACTCGAACGCAGTTCAGTAACTCGCGCTACAAAAATATCATTCAGATTATAGTTATGCCGTCGGCGACCCGAGATCCACCTGTGATGAGGATCCCGACGCCGACCCACCTCGACCCGACGCCGTGCGACGGATCGACGCTCGAATGCCTCGCCTGCGGGATGGCCGTCGTGGCCGTCTTCCCCCTCGCGCTGTGGGCCGTCGCCAACCCGATCGTCGCCGCAGTCGTCACGGCGACTGCCGTCGTCGCGCTGGTGACGCTGTCCGGTCTGGCGCGAACCGGCGCGCTCTGGTTCGACGGCGAGAAGATGTAGCGCCCGAACCGTCGACCGATTTTTCCTGACTGGTCACTCCAGCAGGTCCGGCAGGTCGTTGACCGACTCGACGACGGCGGCGGCGCCGGCCCCGCTGTACTTGCGCCGGCCGTCGTCACCCGTCAGCCCGCCGGTCAGCACCCCGACGCCGTAGTACACACGGTCGTCGTCCGCGGCGTCGGCGTTGACTGCCGTCCGGATGTCGTCCAGCGTGTCGCCGGCGAACGCCACCCGCTCGGCGCCGAAGCGCTCGGCGACTGTCCGGAGCGCGTGCGGGTGGGGCTTGCCCTCCTCCCAGTCGTCCATCGTGAACCGGTACTCGTCGTCGACGGACAGGCCCACACGGTCCATCGCGATGTCCGCCTCTGCGGCGGGTCGGCCGGTGACGACGCCGACGTCGTAGCGCTCGTGCAGCGCCTCGATCGTCTCGGGCTCGACCAGCACCGGCTCGTCGTTGACGAACCCCGCCGTCTCCATCTCGGGCTCACCCCCCTCCAGTTCGCGATACAGGTCGCTTCCCAGGTACAGCTGCTGGAACACGTCCCGGAGCCGCTCGGGGTCCCAGGCGTCGAAGACGGCCTCGACGGCGGATTCGTCTAGCGACTCCCGAATCACTGCCTCTGCCGCGTCCAGTCCACCGCCGTGCTCTGCGATGCCGTCGGTGAACTCGTCGATATCGTGGTCCATTCCTTCGCGCGACCCGAGCAGGTACAGCGCCGCCGCGTAGGTGAGCTCCCAGTCGTCGTTGAACCCGCCCGCGTCCTTGAACTGCTGGATGGCTTCCTTGGGGATGGTCTCGCCGTACACCGATTCCAGAGACTCGACGATCGCCCGCCGGTAGGAGTCCGCCACGTCCACCAGCACGCCGTCGATGTCCAGCACGACCGCGTCTACGTTCATGTGGGTGACTCGTGGTTGCGGGTCCTCAATTCCTTTCCCCTTCTTCTTCGCCGTATTTCTCGTCGGTCGAGGTCGCGTTCTTTCGCGAGTAGTCGGTACAGAGAGGTCCTAGCTGTAACGATTGGGTTTGTTCGGGCGCTTGGTGGTGCTATTGACGACCGCAACAGGTCGAAAGCCCTCGGCGCGCTCGCCTCGCGCGACCCACGCTGCGCGCCTCCCTCCGGTCGGTGCTTGCGGGGTCGGGCTTCGGCCACCGCGCCTCGCCCTTTCAGTCCACCAGGTCCTGCCTCGCTCACGCGGCCTCACTCCGTTCGGCACGCGTTCACGATTGAGTCCGCCAAACCTCCCCGGTCGCTCGCCGTCCGGCGAGCGATACGCTTCCTGACCGCTCCGCACCCGCCCGGCCGGGAGCGCGTTTCATCGCGCGACCAGGGGAAGGGCAGGGTTGCGGTGCTGTGCGGGCCTCGGAGTCCTCGTGAGCGAAGCGAACGAGGGCTCGTCAGAGCTTGCTCTGACGGTGGACTGAAAGGGCGAGGCGGGGTGGAGGAAGCACGGACCCGCAAGCACGCGAGGAACGAGCGCGCGCAGCGTGGTCCGCGCGACTCCAGGCCGCCGAGGGCTTTCGACGTGTTGTTCCCACAGTTCCTTCCAGCACTCAAATCACAGAACCACCAGTTACAGAAGCACCTTGAACAGAACACACAGGTTCGACCCGGGCAGGACTTCGGTCACTCAGCCCCGGCGGTTACCCGGGACCCCCTCCTTCGCGACGAACAGTGTCTCGCCCTCGGGAAGGGTCTCCCGGTCGACAGAAATCGAAGGCTGGTCGCTGCCGAGCGTCGTGAACAGGAAGTCCGCGTCGAATTCACGAGCCACGTCCCACGCGGGTCGATGGAGCTCCGGCGGCAGGTTGAGCCCGTACACGCACTCCGCATCAGCGTACACTGACTTCTCGGGCTCGGTCACGTCGTCTTTCACAAACCCCACCCCGTCGGGAACTGCACGCTCGACCACGTCGGTGGCGGTCACCACACAGCCCCGTTCGACCAGCGCTGTGGCGACCTCGGGCTGGCGACCCACGCCGACCTCGACCAGCCGGTCGAAATTCTTCAACCGGTCGACAAGGGCCTCACGTGCGGTGGTCATGGCGGGATGTTTATGCCACACCCATGCATATGCGTTCCTATGCACGTCGATATCGTGCCGGTGGGTGACGTCCCCGCGACGGTCAAGCGCGAGGCCTCGGACGGCCTGCGTTCCGTCTACGACTGCGATGTCTCCATGCACGAGCCCCGTTCTATCCCTGCCGGTGCGCACGACGAATCCCGGGACCAGTACCGGGCAGAAGAGTTCATCGACCTGGCACAGCGGGTGGGCAAGGGCGACAAGAACATCGCCATCACCGGCAAGGACCTGTACTACCGCCGGCGCAACTACGTCTTCGGCCTCGCGTACCTCTCGGGCAGTGGCAGCGTCATCTCCACCTACC encodes:
- a CDS encoding archaemetzincin family Zn-dependent metalloprotease is translated as MHVDIVPVGDVPATVKREASDGLRSVYDCDVSMHEPRSIPAGAHDESRDQYRAEEFIDLAQRVGKGDKNIAITGKDLYYRRRNYVFGLAYLSGSGSVISTYRLQTSSDGGFSNRSASDIFADRVRKEVIHEIGHTIGLEHCDNKRCVMNFSPTVRQVDVKEPSLCGSCQRDVI
- a CDS encoding UPF0146 family protein; translation: MTTAREALVDRLKNFDRLVEVGVGRQPEVATALVERGCVVTATDVVERAVPDGVGFVKDDVTEPEKSVYADAECVYGLNLPPELHRPAWDVAREFDADFLFTTLGSDQPSISVDRETLPEGETLFVAKEGVPGNRRG
- a CDS encoding preprotein translocase subunit Sec61beta, whose translation is MSSNDGGGLMSSAGLVRYFDAEDRNTIRIDPRTIVAFGAMFGFLVLILNTF
- the npdG gene encoding NADPH-dependent F420 reductase, encoding MQIALLGGTGDIGEGLALRWAMDSTHEVVIGSREADRAAAKADEYETELDSRGADATVDGTDNRSAAERADVVVAAVPAYHLTDTVEAVADALEEGNVLVSPAVGMKRDEAGFHYNRPGAGSVTALAARAAPDDVPVVGAFHNLAAGRLADLDADVEWDTIVVGDDHDAKETVMALADDIEGLRPLDGGPLANAAEVECVTPLLINVARHNDGMHDLGVEFR
- a CDS encoding DUF7532 family protein encodes the protein MHFTQREQQALREAGLSTDEIDAASETVVELTDEAAAELEAFFADRETVYSDMDVAHSSSDVQEHTVDYLDLFTHADDIRGYLRFDSWGVPVEAGRVLSEGVVELTLGPTVDGRVRFAAEREAL
- a CDS encoding thioredoxin family protein, translating into MTVTLKDFYADWCGPCKTQDPILEDLEEDWGDVEFEKINVDEEQDVANEYQVRSLPTLIVENDDGIVERFVGVTQHDDLETALDQANA
- a CDS encoding winged helix-turn-helix domain-containing protein, whose translation is MSRADTILECEDCVAPADAFALVSDETRLSILEALWRLDDPVRFSELRSEVGVRDSAQFNYHLNKLTDQFVRKVEASADGDGAASGTEPAGYELRTAGERIVQAILAGSFTEHPRREIAIDDPCTQCGSELAARYDDEVLAIDCPDCGHGHGEYPFPPGGLHDRSDAEILEAFDQRVRHLHCLAKDGVCPECSGRMNTTIERAGECCLGTSLRADHVCEQCNHQLCSAVGLGLLDHSAVVSFYGDHDVALSETPYWRLEWCVDDESVTVLEENPWTIRIDISENEETLRVTVDGDLSVVDTERV
- a CDS encoding TIGR01548 family HAD-type hydrolase, whose translation is MNVDAVVLDIDGVLVDVADSYRRAIVESLESVYGETIPKEAIQQFKDAGGFNDDWELTYAAALYLLGSREGMDHDIDEFTDGIAEHGGGLDAAEAVIRESLDESAVEAVFDAWDPERLRDVFQQLYLGSDLYRELEGGEPEMETAGFVNDEPVLVEPETIEALHERYDVGVVTGRPAAEADIAMDRVGLSVDDEYRFTMDDWEEGKPHPHALRTVAERFGAERVAFAGDTLDDIRTAVNADAADDDRVYYGVGVLTGGLTGDDGRRKYSGAGAAAVVESVNDLPDLLE
- a CDS encoding DUF402 domain-containing protein; this translates as MTVQVRGIYATALTELFRDDPGVVQASDPIRERFDAEFPPEQADAVVSTTDDRQGVGVVGDEETVAQVADDLQSLGRDALAWADPTPRGAVFAGEVVDTRRSGAVVDLGDGAQGFLPYSNSPERVDDGDRLRVQVTEPTPPWGDDRTVLDATMRVQGSLATLVRGGTAATNGPALADILPTDPRQGWGARWDAASDDADLDALSDALETLNERAATVDDALASGAEPADGDAPDPAAVAPHRYLTDEATTWVWFGRESRFALDEVRREVTTTMPGHHRTKAGTNSASGAVDLVEALVDDEDVDTGESDFPFAAVARQFGPQAGDTVDIAHGKPDGRLFTLGEAAVDSVEADGTVTLRREMTPGGQYDGLGVDRQAGDVAITKVTEGRWWYPTTYEGAEGERRGTYVNVCTPVEVFPGQVRYVDLHVDVVKHADGTVERVDDDELDDAVEAGHVSEALAEKARNVAASLVHGLGGSES